In Phyllopteryx taeniolatus isolate TA_2022b chromosome 6, UOR_Ptae_1.2, whole genome shotgun sequence, one genomic interval encodes:
- the alg2 gene encoding alpha-1,3/1,6-mannosyltransferase ALG2 isoform X1, translating to MLLTSLPPTQRISFRHGRMVRVVFLHPDLGIGGAERLVVDAAVALKSKGCNVQIWTAHYDPTHCFSETLEPDLPVVCVGDWLPTSVFGYLHALCAYLRMIYVAVYLVFFSGLEYDVIFCDQVSVCIPVLRLSRHRKKVLFYCHFPDQLLTQRKSALKKLYRAPIDFMEERTTGMADMILVNSQFTAGVFRETFRSLTGIQTDVLYPSLNTRTFDQPPTEAQGLGGLLPEGTSHLFLSLNRYERKKNLGLALQALAALSSVLPPAQRSGVHLVVAGGYDDRVGENVEHYAELKELASQLHLEDCVTFLRSPSDSVKVALLRASHAVLYTPSREHFGIVPVEAMYCRCPVIAVNSGGPLESVADGETGFLCEPTAEAFSKAMERLVVEPQLRGDMGQAGRKRVQDKFSLQAFSQQLYGYIVSLSQ from the exons ATGTTATTGACGTCTTTACCACCAACTCAGCGAATCAGTTTTCGTCATGGCAG GATGGTGCGGGTGGTGTTTCTGCATCCAGACCTCGGTATAGGTGGAGCGGAGCGTCTGGTTGTCGATGCTGCTGTCGCACTTAAGTCCAAGGGATGTAATGTCCAGATCTGGACCGCTCACTATGACCCGACCCACTGTTTCTCTGAGACCCTTGAACCAGATTTACCTGTG GTTTGTGTGGGTGACTGGCTGCCCACCAGTGTTTTTGGGTACCTCCATGCCCTCTGTGCTTACCTAAGAATGATCTACGTAGCGGTCTATTTGGTCTTTTTTAGCGGGCTGGAGTATGATGTCATCTTCTGCGATCAA GTGTCAGTGTGTATTCCGGTGTTGAGGCTGTCCCGTCACAGGAAGAAGGTTTTATTCTACTGTCACTTCCCAGACCAGCTGCTGACTCAAAGGAAATCAGCCCTGAAGAAGCTTTACCGCGCTCCCATCGACTTCATGGAGGAGCGCACCACTGGCATGGCTGATATG ATTCTGGTAAACAGCCAGTTCACCGCAGGAGTCTTCAGGGAGACCTTTCGGAGTCTCACAGGGATACAGACAGACGTCCTCTATCCCTCCCTCAACACGCGCACCTTTGACCAGCCACCTACTGAAGCACAGGGTCTGGGGGGGCTGCTCCCGGAGGGAACCTCCCACCTGTTCCTCTCGCTTAACCGATACGAGCGAAAGAAGAACCTGGGTCTGGCGCTTCAGGCCCTGGCGGCTCTGAGCAGCGTTCTTCCTCCGGCCCAGAGATCGGGCGTTCACTTGGTGGTGGCGGGGGGCTACGACGACCGAGTCGGCGAGAACGTGGAGCACTACGCCGAGCTGAAAGAGCTGGCATCGCAGCTGCACTTGGAGGACTGCGTGACCTTCTTGCGCTCCCCCTCGGACTCGGTCAAGGTGGCGCTGCTGCGGGCTAGCCACGCGGTGCTGTACACGCCGAGCAGGGAGCATTTCGGGATCGTTCCCGTCGAGGCCATGTACTGCCGCTGCCCCGTTATCGCCGTCAACTCCGGGGGGCCCCTGGAGAGCGTGGCGGACGGCGAGACGGGCTTCCTGTGCGAGCCCACGGCAGAGGCTTTCTCTAAGGCCATGGAGAGGCTGGTCGTGGAGCCGCAGCTCCGAGGGGACATGGGACAAGCTGGCAGGAAGAGGGTGCAAGATAAGTTCTCTCTTCAGGCCTTCTCACAGCAGCTGTACGGATACATTGTCAGCCTGAGCCAGTGA
- the alg2 gene encoding alpha-1,3/1,6-mannosyltransferase ALG2 isoform X2, which yields MVRVVFLHPDLGIGGAERLVVDAAVALKSKGCNVQIWTAHYDPTHCFSETLEPDLPVVCVGDWLPTSVFGYLHALCAYLRMIYVAVYLVFFSGLEYDVIFCDQVSVCIPVLRLSRHRKKVLFYCHFPDQLLTQRKSALKKLYRAPIDFMEERTTGMADMILVNSQFTAGVFRETFRSLTGIQTDVLYPSLNTRTFDQPPTEAQGLGGLLPEGTSHLFLSLNRYERKKNLGLALQALAALSSVLPPAQRSGVHLVVAGGYDDRVGENVEHYAELKELASQLHLEDCVTFLRSPSDSVKVALLRASHAVLYTPSREHFGIVPVEAMYCRCPVIAVNSGGPLESVADGETGFLCEPTAEAFSKAMERLVVEPQLRGDMGQAGRKRVQDKFSLQAFSQQLYGYIVSLSQ from the exons ATGGTGCGGGTGGTGTTTCTGCATCCAGACCTCGGTATAGGTGGAGCGGAGCGTCTGGTTGTCGATGCTGCTGTCGCACTTAAGTCCAAGGGATGTAATGTCCAGATCTGGACCGCTCACTATGACCCGACCCACTGTTTCTCTGAGACCCTTGAACCAGATTTACCTGTG GTTTGTGTGGGTGACTGGCTGCCCACCAGTGTTTTTGGGTACCTCCATGCCCTCTGTGCTTACCTAAGAATGATCTACGTAGCGGTCTATTTGGTCTTTTTTAGCGGGCTGGAGTATGATGTCATCTTCTGCGATCAA GTGTCAGTGTGTATTCCGGTGTTGAGGCTGTCCCGTCACAGGAAGAAGGTTTTATTCTACTGTCACTTCCCAGACCAGCTGCTGACTCAAAGGAAATCAGCCCTGAAGAAGCTTTACCGCGCTCCCATCGACTTCATGGAGGAGCGCACCACTGGCATGGCTGATATG ATTCTGGTAAACAGCCAGTTCACCGCAGGAGTCTTCAGGGAGACCTTTCGGAGTCTCACAGGGATACAGACAGACGTCCTCTATCCCTCCCTCAACACGCGCACCTTTGACCAGCCACCTACTGAAGCACAGGGTCTGGGGGGGCTGCTCCCGGAGGGAACCTCCCACCTGTTCCTCTCGCTTAACCGATACGAGCGAAAGAAGAACCTGGGTCTGGCGCTTCAGGCCCTGGCGGCTCTGAGCAGCGTTCTTCCTCCGGCCCAGAGATCGGGCGTTCACTTGGTGGTGGCGGGGGGCTACGACGACCGAGTCGGCGAGAACGTGGAGCACTACGCCGAGCTGAAAGAGCTGGCATCGCAGCTGCACTTGGAGGACTGCGTGACCTTCTTGCGCTCCCCCTCGGACTCGGTCAAGGTGGCGCTGCTGCGGGCTAGCCACGCGGTGCTGTACACGCCGAGCAGGGAGCATTTCGGGATCGTTCCCGTCGAGGCCATGTACTGCCGCTGCCCCGTTATCGCCGTCAACTCCGGGGGGCCCCTGGAGAGCGTGGCGGACGGCGAGACGGGCTTCCTGTGCGAGCCCACGGCAGAGGCTTTCTCTAAGGCCATGGAGAGGCTGGTCGTGGAGCCGCAGCTCCGAGGGGACATGGGACAAGCTGGCAGGAAGAGGGTGCAAGATAAGTTCTCTCTTCAGGCCTTCTCACAGCAGCTGTACGGATACATTGTCAGCCTGAGCCAGTGA